The proteins below come from a single Chryseobacterium capnotolerans genomic window:
- the gloA2 gene encoding SMU1112c/YaeR family gloxylase I-like metalloprotein: MKIHHIAIIGSDYEASKKFYTEILGLQIVREVYREERQSYKLDLAIGEHYVIELFSFPDPPVRPSRPEACGLRHLAFSVENVTEKRNELMGKGLNCEEIRIDEFTGKEFFFTQDPDQLPLEFYEM; the protein is encoded by the coding sequence ATGAAAATCCATCATATTGCCATCATTGGCTCAGACTACGAAGCATCAAAGAAGTTTTATACAGAGATTTTAGGCTTACAGATTGTTCGTGAAGTGTATCGTGAAGAAAGACAGTCTTATAAACTGGATTTGGCCATTGGAGAGCATTATGTGATCGAGCTATTCTCTTTTCCCGATCCTCCAGTAAGACCATCCCGTCCTGAAGCTTGTGGGTTAAGGCATCTTGCCTTTTCTGTAGAAAATGTAACCGAGAAAAGAAACGAGCTGATGGGAAAGGGGCTTAATTGCGAAGAGATCCGAATCGATGAATTTACAGGAAAAGAATTTTTCTTTACCCAGGACCCAGACCAGTTGCCTCTGGAGTTTTACGAAATGTAA
- a CDS encoding microviridin/marinostatin family tricyclic proteinase inhibitor yields the protein MENKNSKKKPFFASFLEKQLKDPETVKGGTIITIPERDVITKPIIDDVTSKLNDMEHTMKYPSDGDDDSAEL from the coding sequence ATGGAAAACAAAAACTCAAAAAAGAAACCGTTTTTCGCATCATTTCTTGAAAAACAACTTAAAGATCCTGAAACAGTAAAAGGAGGAACGATTATTACAATTCCAGAGAGAGATGTTATTACAAAGCCGATTATCGATGATGTAACTTCTAAGTTAAACGATATGGAACATACTATGAAATATCCTTCTGATGGAGATGATGATTCAGCTGAATTATAA
- a CDS encoding nuclear transport factor 2 family protein has protein sequence MNKITVILLVLSSFCFGQQNREIEKPIRNLFLGMKNADPELVKTAFAENAILQTITKDGTVKSDNIQDFIASVSKFTKDELDERILVETIHTDGNLASVFTPYSFYLKGRLSHCGANSFQLVKQNNEWKIQYIIDTRRKENCKEIK, from the coding sequence ATGAATAAAATAACAGTAATTCTTTTGGTACTCAGCAGCTTCTGTTTCGGACAACAGAATAGGGAAATTGAGAAACCTATCCGCAACCTGTTTCTTGGCATGAAAAATGCTGATCCTGAGCTTGTAAAAACCGCTTTTGCTGAAAATGCAATTCTGCAGACCATTACAAAGGATGGAACTGTAAAAAGTGATAATATACAGGATTTTATTGCTTCTGTTTCGAAGTTTACAAAGGATGAGCTGGATGAAAGAATTCTGGTAGAAACAATTCATACAGATGGAAATCTGGCTAGTGTGTTTACTCCCTATAGCTTTTATCTGAAAGGAAGACTATCCCATTGCGGAGCCAATAGTTTTCAATTGGTAAAACAGAATAATGAATGGAAGATTCAGTATATTATTGATACCCGAAGAAAAGAAAACTGTAAGGAAATAAAATAA
- a CDS encoding uracil-DNA glycosylase codes for MTWTEILAPIKSTEYFTTLWEKVKNEYATTKVFPPKNQIFRALEITSFEDVKVVIIGQDPYHNDFQANGLCFSVSEQVTAPPSLKNIFIELKDDLGVIRTSKELDDWGKQGVLLLNATLTVRAHSPNSHKDLGWETFTNYIIKEISDKKENVVFVLWGAFAQKKAELIDPAKHFILKSAHPSPFSVYRGFFGSKPFSKINEYLISKGKEAISW; via the coding sequence ATGACCTGGACAGAAATTTTAGCCCCGATAAAAAGTACGGAATACTTTACAACACTTTGGGAAAAAGTAAAGAACGAATATGCAACTACTAAGGTTTTTCCACCTAAAAATCAAATCTTCAGAGCATTGGAAATTACGTCGTTTGAAGACGTTAAGGTAGTGATTATCGGTCAGGATCCTTATCATAATGACTTCCAGGCAAATGGTTTATGTTTTTCTGTTTCTGAGCAGGTGACAGCACCACCATCCCTTAAAAATATTTTTATTGAATTAAAAGATGACCTTGGCGTAATAAGAACTTCTAAAGAGCTAGATGATTGGGGAAAACAAGGGGTGCTTTTATTGAATGCAACATTAACGGTTCGTGCCCATTCACCCAATTCTCATAAAGATCTCGGTTGGGAAACATTTACCAACTATATCATCAAGGAAATTTCAGATAAAAAAGAAAACGTAGTTTTCGTATTGTGGGGAGCATTTGCACAAAAAAAAGCCGAACTTATAGATCCGGCTAAGCATTTTATATTAAAATCGGCACACCCATCGCCATTCTCTGTTTATAGAGGATTCTTTGGAAGTAAACCATTCTCAAAAATTAATGAGTATCTTATTTCCAAAGGGAAGGAGGCGATTTCTTGGTAG
- a CDS encoding alpha/beta fold hydrolase, which yields MEILNSKIFGEELTAAPLLVFHGLFGMLDNWGSFGKDLGEYLPVHLIDLRNHGRSFHSDDMSHDDLADDIARYMAHYGIQKAHVLGHSLGGKAVMQFALKYPEKVEKLIVVDISPKAYPPHHQGIIKALETVDFNTVASRNDVEAVLNQYIPEKSTIQFLTKNLYWDDNKKLNWRFNLKTLSEKYNEFVSNAVKFGVFEGETLFIAGEKSNYILPQDEYGIKQQFPKAKIVTVKNAGHWVQAENPVDFAIVVKNFLDLN from the coding sequence ATGGAAATCTTAAACTCAAAAATATTTGGCGAAGAATTAACTGCTGCGCCGCTTTTAGTATTTCATGGATTGTTTGGAATGCTTGATAACTGGGGAAGCTTCGGGAAAGATCTTGGAGAATATCTTCCGGTACACCTAATTGATCTTAGAAACCATGGAAGAAGTTTTCATTCCGATGATATGTCACATGATGATCTGGCGGATGATATTGCCCGTTATATGGCGCATTACGGCATTCAGAAAGCTCATGTTTTAGGGCATTCCTTAGGAGGGAAAGCTGTGATGCAGTTCGCTCTGAAATATCCTGAAAAAGTAGAAAAACTAATTGTAGTAGATATTTCACCAAAAGCATATCCACCGCATCACCAGGGAATTATCAAAGCTCTTGAAACAGTAGATTTCAACACGGTAGCTTCAAGAAACGATGTGGAGGCTGTTTTGAACCAGTACATTCCGGAAAAATCAACAATTCAGTTTTTAACCAAGAATCTGTACTGGGACGATAATAAAAAACTGAATTGGAGATTCAACCTGAAAACACTTTCTGAGAAATATAATGAATTTGTATCCAATGCTGTGAAATTTGGGGTTTTTGAAGGTGAAACTTTGTTTATTGCAGGGGAGAAGTCCAACTATATTTTACCACAGGATGAATATGGGATCAAGCAGCAATTTCCAAAAGCTAAAATTGTTACGGTTAAGAATGCAGGACACTGGGTTCAGGCTGAAAATCCTGTTGATTTTGCTATTGTTGTTAAGAATTTTCTCGATTTGAATTAA
- a CDS encoding DUF456 domain-containing protein, which produces MDTTVINILCLILLFVGILGTFLPVLPGLLLSICGLLIYKFGTNADLPMIYIWAFGILTAASVILSYVIPARTNRKYGGTRWGSIGSVIGTIVGIFIPIPLGFLIGMFAGVFIGEMLHDSKDMNKALQSTKGALIGFIYGTGFSFVVGVAMFLVVLLNMFDII; this is translated from the coding sequence ATGGATACAACTGTCATTAATATTCTCTGTCTTATTTTATTGTTTGTCGGCATATTGGGAACATTTCTCCCTGTTTTACCAGGCCTGCTATTAAGTATTTGCGGTTTGTTGATTTACAAATTCGGGACAAATGCTGATCTTCCCATGATCTATATCTGGGCTTTTGGGATTCTCACAGCAGCTTCTGTAATTTTAAGCTATGTAATTCCCGCAAGAACCAACAGAAAATATGGCGGGACCCGCTGGGGAAGTATTGGTTCGGTAATAGGGACTATTGTGGGAATTTTTATTCCGATTCCATTAGGCTTCCTTATCGGTATGTTTGCAGGTGTATTTATCGGAGAGATGCTTCACGACAGCAAAGATATGAACAAAGCTTTACAATCCACTAAAGGTGCTTTAATTGGATTTATTTATGGTACAGGGTTCAGTTTCGTAGTGGGTGTGGCAATGTTTTTGGTAGTACTCCTTAATATGTTTGATATTATTTAA
- a CDS encoding DUF1634 domain-containing protein, producing the protein MKKNFTDVDLNRSVGNLLRLGVILSVATSLIGFIKLFTEGFEMPKKYTSLVVGTSSEKVWSHFWESLCKGEGMAIIQLGILLLIFTPLMRIIFALIGYLKEKDYIYVFISSVVLAIMAVSFFAGYAH; encoded by the coding sequence ATGAAAAAGAATTTTACAGATGTAGATCTGAACCGCTCCGTAGGAAACCTCCTTAGACTGGGTGTAATTCTGTCTGTGGCTACTTCACTGATCGGCTTCATCAAACTGTTTACCGAAGGTTTTGAAATGCCTAAAAAATACACCAGTCTTGTCGTAGGGACTTCTTCTGAGAAGGTATGGAGCCACTTTTGGGAATCTTTATGCAAAGGAGAAGGAATGGCTATCATTCAATTGGGAATCCTTTTACTGATCTTTACTCCACTAATGAGAATTATCTTTGCTTTAATAGGCTATTTAAAAGAAAAAGATTATATCTATGTATTCATTTCTTCCGTTGTTTTAGCGATTATGGCGGTAAGCTTCTTTGCAGGTTATGCCCATTAA
- a CDS encoding MvdC/MvdD family ATP grasp protein: MILCITHSQDFYTIDHFFQYLSSKNIPYFRLNSDRLNHFQKISISESSFDITDEEGNSIHSNEITGVWHRKAWRISVPEELDQEYEKIFLNEYGSLRYNLFTHLEHLPWINPYEHEKKIDGNKMLQLKIASKNNLTIPSTIFSNDEDKVKAFFDQHCSGKAIAKLHGVTRKTMSGENLISTMIIEQETLENLSDIIYCPMIFQPYINKEYELRIMYVDGEFFTGKINNSENADWRVGHKDYFWITYELPDEIKANLTSMMKEMGLYTGAIDMIRGKDGKYYFLEVNPQGEWGMLQKELGFPIAERIADHLIKRINIYE, translated from the coding sequence ATGATTCTCTGTATCACTCACTCGCAGGATTTTTATACTATTGACCATTTCTTTCAGTACCTTTCTTCTAAAAATATTCCCTATTTCAGATTGAATTCTGATCGACTGAATCATTTTCAGAAGATCAGTATCAGTGAGAGCTCATTTGATATAACGGATGAGGAAGGAAATTCCATCCATTCCAATGAAATTACAGGAGTATGGCATAGAAAAGCATGGCGGATCAGCGTTCCTGAAGAATTGGACCAGGAATACGAGAAAATCTTTCTGAATGAATATGGAAGTCTGCGTTATAATCTGTTTACCCACTTAGAACATCTTCCGTGGATCAATCCTTATGAGCATGAAAAGAAAATCGATGGGAATAAAATGCTTCAGCTCAAAATAGCCAGCAAAAATAATCTAACCATTCCATCTACTATTTTTTCCAATGATGAAGATAAAGTAAAGGCTTTTTTTGACCAGCATTGTTCAGGAAAAGCGATTGCCAAACTTCATGGGGTAACCCGGAAAACAATGAGTGGTGAAAATCTAATCTCCACGATGATTATTGAACAGGAAACACTGGAGAATCTTTCAGATATTATCTACTGTCCCATGATTTTTCAGCCTTATATCAATAAAGAATATGAATTGAGAATCATGTATGTAGATGGGGAATTTTTTACAGGAAAGATCAACAACAGTGAAAATGCAGATTGGAGGGTCGGTCATAAAGATTATTTCTGGATAACTTATGAGCTGCCTGATGAAATCAAAGCTAATCTTACTTCTATGATGAAGGAAATGGGATTGTATACCGGCGCTATTGATATGATCCGTGGGAAAGATGGGAAATATTATTTCCTTGAAGTTAATCCACAAGGAGAATGGGGAATGCTTCAAAAAGAGCTTGGATTTCCTATAGCAGAAAGAATTGCCGATCATCTTATCAAAAGAATTAATATCTATGAATAA
- a CDS encoding diphosphomevalonate/mevalonate 3,5-bisphosphate decarboxylase family protein, whose protein sequence is MTTQFIGKENFSIHTYTVSESCPSNIALIKYWGKYENQIPANPSISYTLNHCKTNTTMEFLADEPFSVQTFLAGNEEVKFAEKIEKYFKNIEQYLPWILKGKYIIRTENTFPHSSGIASSASGFGAIAKCLMALDEIFTGKTSEQESLRKASFLSRLGSGSACRSLYNGLIVWGETEEVEGSSDLFAVPYPETEIHEVFKSFNDWVLLIHEGQKSVSSTVGHGLMNTNPYAERRFQEARENFVPMKEILKSGDMERFIKLVEHEALTLHAMMMMSDPAFILMKTGTLEVINKIWDFRRDTGLPLFFTLDAGANVHLLFPADASEEQIKTFIEAELLQHTQKNGVVKDVMKF, encoded by the coding sequence ATGACAACACAATTTATAGGAAAAGAAAATTTTAGCATTCATACATACACCGTTTCAGAGAGCTGCCCTTCTAATATTGCCCTGATTAAATATTGGGGAAAATATGAGAATCAGATTCCGGCCAATCCAAGTATTAGTTATACATTAAATCATTGTAAAACTAATACAACTATGGAGTTTTTAGCAGATGAACCTTTCTCTGTACAAACATTTTTGGCGGGAAATGAAGAAGTGAAGTTTGCTGAAAAAATTGAAAAATACTTCAAAAATATTGAGCAGTATTTACCTTGGATTTTAAAGGGGAAATACATTATCAGAACAGAAAATACATTTCCACACAGTTCAGGGATTGCAAGTTCTGCATCGGGATTCGGAGCTATTGCTAAATGTCTGATGGCATTGGATGAAATATTTACAGGGAAAACCTCTGAACAAGAATCTTTGAGAAAAGCATCATTTTTATCCAGATTAGGAAGCGGTAGTGCATGCAGAAGTTTATACAACGGATTAATTGTTTGGGGAGAAACAGAAGAAGTAGAAGGAAGCTCTGATCTATTTGCTGTTCCTTATCCTGAAACGGAAATTCATGAAGTATTTAAGAGCTTCAATGATTGGGTATTATTGATTCATGAAGGACAGAAAAGCGTTTCTTCAACAGTTGGGCACGGTCTGATGAATACCAATCCATATGCAGAGAGAAGATTCCAGGAAGCAAGAGAAAACTTCGTTCCGATGAAGGAAATTCTGAAAAGCGGAGATATGGAACGCTTTATCAAATTGGTAGAACATGAAGCCCTTACTCTTCACGCCATGATGATGATGAGTGATCCGGCTTTTATCCTGATGAAAACAGGAACGTTAGAAGTAATCAATAAAATCTGGGATTTTAGAAGAGATACTGGCCTGCCATTATTCTTTACTTTGGATGCAGGTGCCAACGTACACCTTTTATTCCCGGCTGATGCTTCAGAAGAGCAGATCAAAACATTTATAGAAGCTGAATTACTACAGCACACTCAAAAGAATGGGGTAGTGAAGGATGTAATGAAGTTTTAA
- a CDS encoding NAD-dependent epimerase/dehydratase family protein, producing the protein MVFVTGATGILGRIIVLELLKRGKNVRASKRPGSNLNEVRHSYGFYTENPDDFFNKIEWVNVDFDDIDSLKDALNGVDEVYHCAAKVSFHPKDEKEMYQTNIKGTENLLYACEGSDVKKFLHVSSVAVLDNYNEKGELDEGSDFNPKLEHSAYAISKHLSEMEAWRASAEGMNVVIINPGMIVGSGNWTQSSGELFSTFEDNSFTFAGGSAYVDVRDVAKTAIELMENNIFGERFIIVSENNRYADLAKQIRTRLGLKEARILSRSILNIGKWANILFGWLIPKLKMATESNIEAISSFNTISNHKVTEKLNYRFIPIQESIDFHLNNYINDKKLKK; encoded by the coding sequence ATGGTTTTTGTAACGGGCGCAACCGGGATTCTGGGAAGAATAATCGTGCTGGAACTTCTTAAAAGAGGTAAAAATGTACGTGCTTCCAAGAGACCGGGCAGCAATTTAAACGAAGTAAGGCATTCATACGGCTTTTATACAGAGAATCCTGATGATTTTTTCAATAAGATCGAATGGGTAAATGTGGATTTTGATGATATTGATTCTTTGAAAGATGCATTAAATGGAGTAGATGAGGTGTATCATTGTGCTGCAAAAGTAAGTTTTCATCCCAAAGATGAAAAAGAGATGTACCAAACTAATATTAAAGGTACTGAAAACTTATTGTATGCCTGTGAAGGATCAGATGTTAAAAAGTTCCTGCATGTAAGCTCTGTAGCTGTTTTAGATAATTATAATGAAAAGGGAGAGCTGGATGAAGGTTCTGACTTTAATCCGAAATTGGAGCACTCAGCCTATGCTATTTCCAAACATCTATCTGAAATGGAAGCCTGGAGAGCTTCTGCTGAGGGAATGAATGTTGTCATCATCAACCCCGGAATGATCGTGGGAAGTGGCAACTGGACGCAAAGCAGTGGTGAGCTTTTTTCAACTTTTGAAGATAATAGCTTTACTTTTGCAGGCGGATCCGCTTATGTAGATGTAAGAGATGTTGCTAAAACTGCCATAGAGCTCATGGAAAACAATATTTTTGGAGAACGCTTTATCATCGTTTCCGAAAATAACAGATATGCCGATCTGGCCAAACAGATCAGAACCCGATTAGGGCTTAAAGAGGCCAGAATTCTTTCAAGATCAATATTGAACATAGGGAAATGGGCTAATATCCTTTTCGGGTGGTTAATTCCCAAGCTGAAAATGGCTACAGAATCCAATATTGAAGCGATCTCTTCATTCAACACCATTTCCAATCACAAAGTCACGGAGAAGCTGAATTATCGGTTTATTCCCATCCAAGAAAGTATCGACTTTCACCTGAACAATTATATTAACGACAAAAAGCTGAAGAAATGA
- a CDS encoding GNAT family N-acetyltransferase — MKLETERLVLKEINEAHIEDILRIRSNEVINQYVKRKSPKTNYDALEFILHIKRKTQYKEIIFWGIAYKDTPNLIGTVCLWNFSEDRKIAEVGYELLPEYHKKGLMSEALQTVLEYGFNELQLLEIVALTSRFNENSQQILLKHYFILQEDKKDENHPDNIIFRLKKDNCKCIFNDYFFYTIVLFLIKRKVKIFKV; from the coding sequence ATGAAACTGGAAACAGAACGTCTGGTCCTGAAAGAGATCAATGAAGCCCATATAGAAGATATTCTTCGAATCAGAAGTAATGAGGTGATCAATCAGTATGTGAAAAGGAAATCTCCCAAAACCAATTATGATGCTTTGGAATTTATTCTGCATATTAAAAGAAAAACTCAGTATAAAGAGATCATTTTCTGGGGAATTGCATATAAAGACACTCCAAATCTTATCGGAACAGTATGTCTATGGAATTTTTCTGAGGATAGGAAGATTGCGGAGGTTGGGTATGAGCTGCTGCCGGAATATCATAAAAAAGGACTCATGTCTGAAGCTCTTCAAACTGTTTTAGAGTATGGATTTAATGAGTTGCAATTGCTGGAGATTGTAGCTCTCACAAGCAGATTCAATGAAAACTCTCAACAAATTCTTCTAAAACACTATTTTATCCTTCAGGAAGATAAAAAAGACGAAAATCATCCAGATAATATTATTTTTAGGTTAAAAAAGGATAACTGCAAATGTATTTTTAATGATTACTTTTTCTATACTATTGTATTATTTTTAATCAAAAGAAAAGTGAAGATATTTAAAGTATGA
- a CDS encoding mechanosensitive ion channel family protein, whose product MKDDLQETKNYLQEISERLYIYITQVSPSGLDWVIHIIVKLALLCAVFLIVDFVLKFSINAVFRLFHNEEKFPVLKSIYQSKITNSVAHFAALTIAGGIQGSIFPEGALPKTTIFIIRCVNLGLVMILAGMLYRSLTALRNYFSIKQDFYKIMALNAISETMKILGLFVFTVVGLCVIFGIKGTTIVGSLGAITAVLVLVFRDTILGFVTGIHVATSKNMKVGDWISIPKYSIEGNITEISLLTTKITNFDKTVSTIPTYDFLTTEIKNMQVMSESNNRRIKKSIYFNINSFKFLTEEDIERLKEINLIADYLEQKSGEIRREKESLSNNDKTINGRQLTNIGVFRYYAQKYIENDPDVEKNATRMVRQLEITPQGLPLEVYCFANDSKWEHFEQIQADIFDHLLVASKEFELQVMQVSIKV is encoded by the coding sequence ATGAAAGATGACCTACAGGAAACCAAGAACTATTTGCAGGAAATAAGCGAACGGTTATACATTTATATCACCCAAGTTTCACCCAGTGGGCTGGATTGGGTTATTCATATCATTGTAAAGCTGGCATTGCTTTGTGCCGTATTTTTGATTGTCGATTTTGTTTTGAAATTCTCAATCAATGCTGTTTTTCGCCTCTTTCATAACGAAGAAAAATTTCCTGTCCTTAAATCTATTTACCAATCTAAAATCACGAATTCGGTAGCTCATTTTGCAGCTCTTACTATTGCTGGCGGGATACAGGGATCTATATTTCCAGAAGGGGCTTTACCTAAAACCACCATCTTCATCATACGTTGTGTGAATCTGGGATTAGTAATGATTCTTGCAGGGATGTTGTACAGATCATTAACAGCATTAAGGAATTACTTTTCTATCAAGCAGGATTTCTATAAAATTATGGCTCTGAATGCCATCTCGGAAACGATGAAAATCCTTGGGCTCTTCGTGTTTACTGTTGTAGGTCTCTGTGTAATTTTCGGGATTAAAGGAACTACGATTGTAGGAAGTCTTGGAGCTATAACGGCAGTTTTGGTACTTGTTTTCAGAGATACCATTCTGGGATTTGTGACCGGCATTCATGTGGCAACGTCTAAAAATATGAAAGTAGGGGACTGGATCAGTATTCCCAAATACAGCATAGAAGGAAATATTACAGAAATAAGCCTTCTGACGACAAAAATTACCAATTTTGATAAAACAGTTTCTACAATTCCTACTTATGATTTCCTGACGACGGAGATCAAGAATATGCAGGTGATGTCTGAATCCAATAACAGGAGGATCAAAAAATCGATTTACTTTAATATCAATTCTTTTAAGTTTCTTACGGAGGAGGATATTGAGCGTTTAAAGGAAATTAACCTTATTGCAGACTATCTTGAACAAAAAAGTGGGGAAATCAGAAGAGAAAAAGAAAGCCTGAGCAATAATGATAAGACTATTAATGGAAGGCAGCTTACCAATATCGGGGTTTTCAGGTATTATGCACAGAAATATATTGAGAACGATCCTGATGTCGAAAAAAATGCAACAAGAATGGTTCGTCAGCTGGAAATTACTCCGCAAGGACTTCCTCTTGAGGTATATTGCTTTGCGAATGATTCAAAATGGGAACATTTTGAGCAGATCCAGGCTGATATCTTTGATCATTTACTGGTGGCATCCAAAGAGTTTGAACTTCAGGTGATGCAGGTAAGTATTAAAGTATAA
- a CDS encoding pyridoxine 5'-phosphate synthase: MTKLSVNINKIATLRNARGGDTPSVTEAAIKIQEFGGQGITIHPRPDERHITRKDVYDLKPLVTTEFNIEGNPHQSFIDMVLDVKPEQVTLVPDADDAITSNAGWDTKKHLDYLTEIIAAFKNAGIRTSIFLDPLPELVEYAAKTGADRIELYTEAYAKNYISNKEQAIKPYYDTAVAANEFGLGINAGHDLSLENLKYFADNIPNLLEVSIGHALVSEALYMGLENTVQSYLKRLAKW, translated from the coding sequence ATGACAAAACTAAGCGTAAACATCAATAAGATTGCGACATTAAGAAATGCAAGAGGAGGTGATACACCAAGTGTGACAGAAGCTGCTATAAAGATTCAGGAATTTGGCGGTCAGGGAATTACGATTCACCCAAGACCAGATGAAAGGCATATTACAAGAAAAGACGTGTATGATCTGAAGCCATTGGTGACGACTGAGTTTAATATTGAAGGAAATCCACATCAGTCTTTTATTGACATGGTGTTGGATGTGAAGCCAGAGCAGGTAACTTTGGTTCCGGATGCAGATGACGCCATTACTTCTAATGCAGGCTGGGATACTAAAAAACACCTGGATTATCTTACGGAAATTATTGCAGCATTTAAAAATGCAGGCATCCGTACTTCTATCTTTCTTGATCCTTTGCCAGAGCTAGTAGAATACGCTGCGAAAACCGGAGCAGATAGAATTGAATTGTATACGGAAGCTTATGCAAAAAACTATATATCCAATAAAGAACAGGCGATCAAACCTTATTATGATACTGCTGTTGCAGCTAATGAATTTGGTTTAGGGATCAATGCAGGCCATGATCTCAGCTTAGAAAATCTAAAATATTTCGCGGATAATATTCCGAACCTATTAGAAGTGTCTATTGGGCATGCTTTGGTTTCTGAAGCATTGTATATGGGCTTGGAAAATACGGTTCAGTCTTATTTGAAGAGATTGGCGAAATGGTAA
- a CDS encoding endonuclease/exonuclease/phosphatase family protein — MIQHSHWIFRVPEFAKIQVTYLIFFTFLLGFIIDSKEYLWYYQGFLLVLFAYHSQTLIKYTRFYRVKKYKRRHKSSEKLHFVSANVYQFNKEYERFSNLIEKYEPDFFMTMESNSDWEKAMRSLEKKYPYQHKVTLENTYGMHFYSKIEIKEAKTHYFVADDIPSIEIHMEATDGFPFVFFGVHPPPPSPTEEETSKERDGDLLSTAKRVKDIKKPVIVVGDFNNVAWSRSSVLFRKISHLIDPRIGYSFVSTFHARYRLLRFPIDLMFHSEDIFIKQLKTLENFGSDHLPVYCEFFIDHHNDEQEELVETANSEEKAEAEKMIKEGKQEDGDRDAVVTED; from the coding sequence ATGATTCAGCATTCTCACTGGATATTCCGGGTTCCCGAATTTGCCAAAATACAGGTCACTTACCTTATATTTTTTACTTTTCTATTAGGATTTATAATTGATTCTAAAGAATATTTATGGTATTACCAAGGGTTTCTGCTTGTTTTATTTGCTTATCACAGCCAAACCCTCATTAAATATACCCGCTTTTATCGTGTAAAAAAATATAAACGCCGTCATAAATCCTCCGAAAAACTCCATTTTGTTTCAGCCAATGTATATCAGTTCAATAAGGAATATGAAAGATTTTCTAACCTTATTGAAAAATATGAGCCTGATTTTTTCATGACTATGGAAAGCAATAGCGATTGGGAAAAAGCAATGAGAAGCCTGGAAAAAAAATATCCCTACCAGCACAAAGTAACTCTTGAAAACACTTATGGAATGCACTTCTATTCAAAGATTGAAATTAAGGAAGCCAAAACTCATTATTTTGTAGCAGATGATATTCCGAGTATAGAGATACATATGGAAGCAACTGACGGTTTTCCTTTTGTCTTCTTTGGCGTTCACCCACCGCCGCCAAGCCCAACAGAAGAGGAAACTTCCAAGGAAAGAGACGGGGATCTTCTAAGTACAGCCAAACGGGTAAAAGATATCAAAAAACCGGTTATTGTCGTTGGAGATTTCAATAATGTTGCATGGTCAAGGTCATCGGTGCTTTTCAGAAAAATAAGTCATCTGATTGATCCGAGAATAGGATATTCTTTTGTTTCCACGTTTCATGCCCGATACCGTCTTTTAAGATTCCCTATTGACCTCATGTTTCACAGTGAGGATATTTTCATCAAACAGTTGAAGACCTTGGAAAATTTCGGATCAGATCACTTGCCGGTATACTGTGAATTTTTCATAGACCATCACAATGATGAACAAGAGGAACTGGTAGAAACAGCCAATTCTGAAGAAAAAGCTGAAGCGGAAAAAATGATAAAGGAAGGAAAGCAGGAAGACGGCGACCGCGATGCTGTAGTTACTGAAGATTAA